From the genome of bacterium:
GTCGGCCACTGTATTTCTTCCTGCCCGCCTTGCGGACGGGTCAATCAACTATTCAGTTAAACTGGCCGGACAATTTAATTGATTCATTAGTCAATGTCAAGTGGTTTTTCTAATCAAATAATTTTCAATGTAATAGATCCAATTTGTGGTTATAATATAGAAGCGGGGAAGCCCATCGGCTGCCCCGCTGTCTTATACGCAGATAATCCAATATCATCTATTTCAAATGCTTAGCAACAACGGTTGATGCCTCGCTGACGACTGTCTTCAATCCTTCAACATTCTTGCCCCCGGCAGTCGCCATATGAGGACGGCCACCGCCACCGCCTCCCACGAGTTTGGCAAGCTCCTTCGCGATGGGTACGGAGTCCACTCCGCCCTTAACCAGATCGGGGGTAACTGTGACGACGAGGGCGGGTTTGCCGTCAAAGGCTGAAACCATAACCGCCACGCCGGACTTCAGCCCGTCCCGCAGCGCATCCGCCATGCTCTTCAGTTCATCCAGGTCGCGCGCGTTGACCTCGGCGGCCACGAGCTTGGTGTTGCCGACGGGGATGGCCGTGTCCGCCAGACTTTGCATGGCCGAACCGGCGGCCGTGGCACGCAGCTCCTCGACCTCTTTTTCCAGTCGCTTGCGCTCGTCGAGGAACTTCCTCAGTTTTTCGATGGGATCGCTGCCTTCGCTCACCATCAGCGTCGTCAGCTCGTCTACTTTGTCCCGCTTCTCAATCAGGTAGTGGAGCGCGCGATCTCCGGTGAGAGCTTCGATACGCCGGACGCCTGCCGCAACGGATGTTTCCGCGCGGATTACGAATACGCCGATGTCGCCGGTACGTTTCACGTGACACCCCCCGCAAAGCTCGCGGGAAACAACGGTTTCACCTTCGCCGATCTCGATCATCCGCACTTCATCGCCGTATTTCTCGCCGAACAGGGCCATGGCTCCCAGTTCCTGAGCTTCCTTCAGCGACATGAAGCGGGGCGTAACCGGCCAGTTCTCGCGGATGCGGTCGTTGACGATCTTCTCGATTTCGGCAAGTTCTGCGGGAGAGGGTTTCTCGAAATGCGTGTAGTCGAAGCGCAGGTAATCCGGTCCGACATATGAACCTTGCTGGTGGACGTGATCGCCGAGCACTTTTCGCAATGCTCTATGGAGCAGGTGCGTGGATGTGTGGTTGTACTGTGTCGGGATGCGATGGGCGGGATCAACAGTTAATTGAACCTGAAAAGATTCTGGTTTGTTGCGAACATCAGGTGACAGAGATTTCAGAAATCCATCTGAATCCGAAATGCCCGTATGAAAGATTGAGTTTTCAATCTTCTCAACCTTGACAATCTTGAACCGGTTCCTTAGGCCGATCCCAAATATGATATCGGCATATCCTGCATCAGAGACTTGTCCGCCCGACTCCACATAGAAAGGAGTAATGGGTGGCGAGAAATGTATCAGATTCTCAGGGTCGTCAAAGATTATCAGTCCAATATTGGAAATTGCTGTTAGCTCATTATATCCAACGAAATGCGTCTGTACATTTGTCGAATAAGTAGCCTTTATATGGTGATCTGCTGTGAAAGCTCCTGCTGCTCTTGCCCTTGCCCTTTGTCCTTCCATTTCCTTCTGAAATCCCGCCTCATCCACTGTCAATGATTCTTCCCGCGCCATGAGCTGCATGAGATCGAGAGGGAAGCCGAACGTGTCATAGAGACGGAAGGCTTCTTCACCGGGAATGACGGTTGTCTTATCGCGTCGTACCTGCTCTACGACTTCGGCGAAGCGCTCCAGTCCTCGATCCAGCGTCTTTCCGAAATGCTCCTCTTCGGCCTGAACGACGCGCGCGATGTGAACATGACGGTCTTTGATCTCCGGGAACACGCCACCCATCACGTCCACCAGAACCGGCAAGAGTTTGTAGATGAACGGCTCGTGCACGTCAAGCTTGCGACCGAAACGAGCGGCGCGGCGAAGAATGCGACGCAAAACGTAGCCGCGGCCTTCGTTGCCGGGCATCGCTCCGTCGGCGATGGCAAACGCGAGACAGCGAACGTGATCGGCAATCACGCGATGCGGAATGCCGCTCGCGTCCTGCGAATAAGGTTTGCCGGAGAGTTCCGCCACCGTCTGAATGAGTGGCTGAAACAGATCGGTGTCGTAGTTGGATTTCAGATTGCCCATGACGGCGGTGATACGCTCGAGCCCCGCTCCCGTGTCCACGTGCTTGGCGGGAAGATCGAGCAGCGTGCCGTCGGGTTGTGCGTCATATTGG
Proteins encoded in this window:
- the alaS gene encoding alanine--tRNA ligase; its protein translation is VLRFGKKDNFWSMGDTGPCGPCSEIHIDRGPEYDSNPNAFVNTGSPRYIELWNLVFIQYDAQPDGTLLDLPAKHVDTGAGLERITAVMGNLKSNYDTDLFQPLIQTVAELSGKPYSQDASGIPHRVIADHVRCLAFAIADGAMPGNEGRGYVLRRILRRAARFGRKLDVHEPFIYKLLPVLVDVMGGVFPEIKDRHVHIARVVQAEEEHFGKTLDRGLERFAEVVEQVRRDKTTVIPGEEAFRLYDTFGFPLDLMQLMAREESLTVDEAGFQKEMEGQRARARAAGAFTADHHIKATYSTNVQTHFVGYNELTAISNIGLIIFDDPENLIHFSPPITPFYVESGGQVSDAGYADIIFGIGLRNRFKIVKVEKIENSIFHTGISDSDGFLKSLSPDVRNKPESFQVQLTVDPAHRIPTQYNHTSTHLLHRALRKVLGDHVHQQGSYVGPDYLRFDYTHFEKPSPAELAEIEKIVNDRIRENWPVTPRFMSLKEAQELGAMALFGEKYGDEVRMIEIGEGETVVSRELCGGCHVKRTGDIGVFVIRAETSVAAGVRRIEALTGDRALHYLIEKRDKVDELTTLMVSEGSDPIEKLRKFLDERKRLEKEVEELRATAAGSAMQSLADTAIPVGNTKLVAAEVNARDLDELKSMADALRDGLKSGVAVMVSAFDGKPALVVTVTPDLVKGGVDSVPIAKELAKLVGGGGGGRPHMATAGGKNVEGLKTVVSEASTVVAKHLK